From Xiphophorus maculatus strain JP 163 A chromosome 12, X_maculatus-5.0-male, whole genome shotgun sequence, the proteins below share one genomic window:
- the LOC102237439 gene encoding solute carrier family 2, facilitated glucose transporter member 11-like isoform X1 — protein sequence MPKEYVDEYEPLLVRGIKDERRFKLPNKSLLLAVFAACVGGTFQYGYNISVINAPTKYVQNFINQTWMQRYQTNISQGGLTLLWSTIVSMFTLGGLIGTSVGGTLSVKLGRRGTLLANNAFSLTAALLMGLSSTAGSFELLIIGRLLSGMNAGIALCVQPLYLGEIAPTALRGAMGMGTSVFITGGILTGQVMGLKEILGKEEYWPILLSTTCIPAFLQLLTLPWFPESPRYLLIDKGDEESCKKALRQLHGLADSGDALEDIEKEKNNLVGFQAKKPWELFSDRSLRWQLLTIILLNIAQQLNGINAIYFYADYVFGQSGIPMDKIPYATVGTGACECITALTCGMLIEYLGRKVLIMGGYVLMSICCVFFTLTLTFQDFSPVFPYLSMACVFAFILSFGLGPGGVTNILTTELFTQNTRPAAFMIAGSVNWLSFFLISMVFPFIVIGLQQYCFLVFLAVCSLVVTYIFFVVPETKNKTFVEIQNEFQSLKTNKFCSSDGAGTILLSTSI from the exons ATGCCAAAAGAATATGTGGATGAGTACGAGCCTTTGCTCGTCAGGGGCATTAAAGACGAAAGGCGTTTCAAG CTTCCAAACAAATCGCTGCTATTGGCTGTGTTTGCTGCTTGTGTTGGAGGAACGTTTCAGTATGGCTACAATATCTCTGTCATCAACGCACCCACAAAG TATGTACAAAACTTCATCAACCAGACCTGGATGCAGCGCTATCAAACCAACATATCACAGGGTGGACTCACGCTGCTCTGGTCCACCATTGTTTCCATGTTCACCTTAGGAGGGCTCATAGGCACATCAGTGGGCGGGACTCTGTCTGTGAAACTGGGGAG GAGAGGGACGCTGCTGGCCAATAACGCCTTTTCACTGACAGCTGCTCTGTTGATGGGTCTGAGCTCCACTGCAGGGTCATTTGAGCTGCTCATCATTGGACGGCTCCTCAGTGGAATGAATGCAG GCATTGCCCTGTGTGTTCAGCCTCTTTACTTGGGGGAAATAGCTCCGACCGCATTACGTGGGGCCATGGGAATGGGAACTTCAGTCTTCATCACTGGTGGAATCTTAACAGGACAAGTTATGGGCCTCAA AGAAATTCTCGGTAAAGAAGAGTACTGGCCCATTTTGCTCTCCACCACATGCATCCCTGCATTCCTGCAGCTCCTTACTCTGCCCTGGTTCCCAGAGAGCCCGCGTTACCTGCTTATTGACAAAGGAGATGAGGAGAGTTGTAAAAAAG CCTTGAGGCAGCTGCATGGCTTAGCTGACTCTGGTGATGCTTTGGAGGATATCGAGAAGGAGAAGAATAATTTGGTGGGTTTCCAGGCCAAGAAGCCCTGGGAACTCTTCTCTGATCGTAGTTTACGGTGGCAACTTctcaccatcatcctcctgaACATTGCTCAGCAGCTGAATGGCATTAATGCT ATTTACTTCTATGCTGATTATGTGTTCGGACAATCTGGTATTCCTATGGATAAAATACCATATGCAACTGTCGGCACTGGTGCCTGTGAGTGCATCACAGCTTTAACGTGT GGTATGCTTATTGAATATCTGGGAAGGAAAGTCCTCATCATGGGGGGTTATGTACTCATGAgtatctgctgtgtttttttcacACTGACGCTCACTTTCCAG GATTTCAGCCCAGTTTTTCCGTACCTGAGCATGGCGTGTGTTTTTGCCTTCATCTTGAGTTTTGGCTTGGGACCAG GTGGTGTGACTAACATCCTAACCACAGAGTTGTTCACACAAAATACTCGGCCTGCTGCCTTCATGATTGCAGGATCAGTGAACTGGCTCAGCTTCTTCTTAATCAGCATGGTCTTTCCCTTCATTGTG ATTGGGCTACAGCAGTACTGTTTCCTGGTCTTCTTGGCAGTTTGCTCCTTGGTGGTCACCTACATATTCTTTGTTGTTCctgaaacaaagaacaaaacctttgtGGAAATTCAGAATGAGTTCCAGTCATTGAAGACGAACAAGTTTTGCAGTTCAGATGGAGCTGGAACTATACTCCTATCAACGTCCATCTAA
- the LOC102237439 gene encoding solute carrier family 2, facilitated glucose transporter member 11-like isoform X2 produces MNLSEGANKSKKELPNKSLLLAVFAACVGGTFQYGYNISVINAPTKYVQNFINQTWMQRYQTNISQGGLTLLWSTIVSMFTLGGLIGTSVGGTLSVKLGRRGTLLANNAFSLTAALLMGLSSTAGSFELLIIGRLLSGMNAGIALCVQPLYLGEIAPTALRGAMGMGTSVFITGGILTGQVMGLKEILGKEEYWPILLSTTCIPAFLQLLTLPWFPESPRYLLIDKGDEESCKKALRQLHGLADSGDALEDIEKEKNNLVGFQAKKPWELFSDRSLRWQLLTIILLNIAQQLNGINAIYFYADYVFGQSGIPMDKIPYATVGTGACECITALTCGMLIEYLGRKVLIMGGYVLMSICCVFFTLTLTFQDFSPVFPYLSMACVFAFILSFGLGPGGVTNILTTELFTQNTRPAAFMIAGSVNWLSFFLISMVFPFIVIGLQQYCFLVFLAVCSLVVTYIFFVVPETKNKTFVEIQNEFQSLKTNKFCSSDGAGTILLSTSI; encoded by the exons ATGAATTTAAGTGAGGGAGCCAATAAATCAAAGAAAGAG CTTCCAAACAAATCGCTGCTATTGGCTGTGTTTGCTGCTTGTGTTGGAGGAACGTTTCAGTATGGCTACAATATCTCTGTCATCAACGCACCCACAAAG TATGTACAAAACTTCATCAACCAGACCTGGATGCAGCGCTATCAAACCAACATATCACAGGGTGGACTCACGCTGCTCTGGTCCACCATTGTTTCCATGTTCACCTTAGGAGGGCTCATAGGCACATCAGTGGGCGGGACTCTGTCTGTGAAACTGGGGAG GAGAGGGACGCTGCTGGCCAATAACGCCTTTTCACTGACAGCTGCTCTGTTGATGGGTCTGAGCTCCACTGCAGGGTCATTTGAGCTGCTCATCATTGGACGGCTCCTCAGTGGAATGAATGCAG GCATTGCCCTGTGTGTTCAGCCTCTTTACTTGGGGGAAATAGCTCCGACCGCATTACGTGGGGCCATGGGAATGGGAACTTCAGTCTTCATCACTGGTGGAATCTTAACAGGACAAGTTATGGGCCTCAA AGAAATTCTCGGTAAAGAAGAGTACTGGCCCATTTTGCTCTCCACCACATGCATCCCTGCATTCCTGCAGCTCCTTACTCTGCCCTGGTTCCCAGAGAGCCCGCGTTACCTGCTTATTGACAAAGGAGATGAGGAGAGTTGTAAAAAAG CCTTGAGGCAGCTGCATGGCTTAGCTGACTCTGGTGATGCTTTGGAGGATATCGAGAAGGAGAAGAATAATTTGGTGGGTTTCCAGGCCAAGAAGCCCTGGGAACTCTTCTCTGATCGTAGTTTACGGTGGCAACTTctcaccatcatcctcctgaACATTGCTCAGCAGCTGAATGGCATTAATGCT ATTTACTTCTATGCTGATTATGTGTTCGGACAATCTGGTATTCCTATGGATAAAATACCATATGCAACTGTCGGCACTGGTGCCTGTGAGTGCATCACAGCTTTAACGTGT GGTATGCTTATTGAATATCTGGGAAGGAAAGTCCTCATCATGGGGGGTTATGTACTCATGAgtatctgctgtgtttttttcacACTGACGCTCACTTTCCAG GATTTCAGCCCAGTTTTTCCGTACCTGAGCATGGCGTGTGTTTTTGCCTTCATCTTGAGTTTTGGCTTGGGACCAG GTGGTGTGACTAACATCCTAACCACAGAGTTGTTCACACAAAATACTCGGCCTGCTGCCTTCATGATTGCAGGATCAGTGAACTGGCTCAGCTTCTTCTTAATCAGCATGGTCTTTCCCTTCATTGTG ATTGGGCTACAGCAGTACTGTTTCCTGGTCTTCTTGGCAGTTTGCTCCTTGGTGGTCACCTACATATTCTTTGTTGTTCctgaaacaaagaacaaaacctttgtGGAAATTCAGAATGAGTTCCAGTCATTGAAGACGAACAAGTTTTGCAGTTCAGATGGAGCTGGAACTATACTCCTATCAACGTCCATCTAA
- the LOC102237694 gene encoding uncharacterized protein LOC102237694: protein MSGRKPRYVANPLESAITTPSERILKECHSLYVDSENGLVKIASSLGVRLLPPRKKIIVMIMGNHSAGKSSFINWYVEEHIQKTGVAIETQGFTFITSGRKRESLTGNATLHLYPHFRPILEFKGVMDYLSAEISTSKQKKFSLVTFVDTPGLVDGDMIYPFDVNSAITWLGEQADLIFVFFDPMGQALCKRTLNIVEKLSDKCGDKLLFYLSKADEAGKETDRQRVMMQIVQELCRRPGLNKCGFEMPTIYIPNPQKPSRCVNQIDSVCQTIEKTINQAVQKTLDQLEKDSDLICSTIINKLEQDRADVSFNRSVRLHSVLCLALGFFLPFLFILSFIVSTFSKEQLHDLLGEGPTHIVMVFTGVVMYLWEWIPEDKQVVFVISFGAFCYFLLFLAKYFAGRRNKTLTKKEKRKMMEYRDYIHDIVKTKKAKLYEWYLQQCAAEQDL, encoded by the exons ATGTCGGGCAGAAAGCCCCGGTATGTGGCGAACCCCCTGGAGTCTGCGATCACCACCCCGAGCGAGAGGATCCTGAAGGAATGCCACAGTCTGTACGTGGACAGCGAGAACG GTCTGGTGAAAATTGCCAGCAGCCTCGGAGTCCGCCTCCTTCCTCCGAGAAAGAAGATTATCGTGATGATAATGGGAAATCACTCTGCAGGGAAGAGCTCCTTTATTAACTG GTATGTTGAAGAGCACATTCAGAAAACCGGTGTGGCCATTGAAACTCAGGGCTTTACCTTCATCACTAGTGGTCGCAAGAGAGAGTCACTGACG GGAAATGCAACATTACATCTCTATCCTCATTTTCGACCTATCCTTGAGTTCAAAG gtGTGATGGACTACCTGTCTGCTGAGATCTCCACCTCAAAGCAGAAGAAATTCAGCCTGGTGACATTCGTGGACACTCCTGGTTTGGTGGACGGGGACATGATCTACCCATTTGATGTCAACAGCGCCATCACCTGGTTGG GAGAACAGGCGGACCTGATTTTCGTCTTCTTTGACCCGATGGGTCAGGCGCTGTGCAAACGGACGCTCAACATCGTGGAGAAGCTGAGCGACAAATGTGGAGACAAGCTGTTGTTTTATCTCAGCAAAGCAGATGAAGCTGGGaaggagacagacagacag AGAGTAATGATGCAGATTGTCCAGGAGCTGTGCCGCCGTCCAGGGCTCAACAAATGTGGTTTTGAGATGCCGACAATATACATCCCCAACCCACAGAAG CCAAGCAGGTGTGTGAACCAGATTGACAGCGTTTGTCAAACGATTGAGAAGACCATCAACCAGGCTGTCCAGAAGACTTTAGATCAACTGGAGAAAGACTCTGACCTCATTTGTTCGACCATCATCAACAAACTGGAACAGGACAG GGCCGATGTGTCTTTCAACAGGAGTGTTCGTCTTCACTCAGTTCTGTGTTTGGCTTTGGGCTTTTTCCTGCCGttcctcttcatcctcagtttTATTGTAAGCACCTTCTCCAAGGAGCAACTGCACGACCTGCTGGGCGAAGGTCCGACTCATATCGTTATGGTCTTCACA GGGGTAGTGATGTATTTATGGGAATGGATACCGGAGGACAAACAAGTAGTTTTTGTGATCTCTTTTGGGGCTTTTTGCTACTTCCTGCTTTTCCtagcaaaatattttgcagG CCGAAGAAACAAGA
- the LOC102237180 gene encoding solute carrier family 2, facilitated glucose transporter member 11-like isoform X1 — MPKDYLTEYEPLLTKGSKKTKRLQLFCFQFPNKFLLLAMFSTCIGGTFQCGYNISIINSPTKYVQDFVNQTWRQRYQTEISEDGLTLLWSTIVSMFTIGGFIGVSIGGTLSVKLGRRGTLLANNVFSLVASLLMGLSSSAGSFEMLIIGRLLIGINAGIALCVEPMFLGEIAPTSLRGAMGTGSSIFLTGGILSGQVMGLKELLGKEQYWPLLLSTTCIPTLLQLQLLPWFPESPRYLLIDRGDKEKCKKALNQLHGSAGSDIVLEDIQKEKDNLVGFEAKKPWELFADRSIRWQVITIIVLNIAQQLNGVNAMYFYADYLFRQAGISEDNISYATVGTGACECLTALTCGMLVESLGRKVLIAGGYLLMSICCILFTVTLALQKVSPVFPYLSVACVFAFVLSFGLGPGGVTNILTTEMFKQTTRPAAFMIAGSVNWLSFFFIGLLFPFIVIGLQHYCFLVFFVVCLSVGIYIIIVLPETKNKSFVEIQKEFQSRWSKETDSDETDALLISTSL; from the exons ATGCCGAAAGATTATTTAACCGAGTATGAGCCTCTGCTCACGaaaggaagcaaaaaaacaaaaaggttacaG ctgttttgtttCCAGTTCCCAAACAAGTTTCTCCTGCTGGCTATGTTTTCGACATGCATAGGTGGCACATTTCAGTGCGGATACAATATATCGATCATCAATTCGCCCACTAAG tatgtGCAAGACTTCGTAAACCAGACCTGGAGGCAACGTTACCAAACAGAGATATCTGAAGATGGGCTTACACTCCTTTGGTCCACCATTGTGTCTATGTTTACCATAGGGGGATTTATAGGAGTGTCCATTGGTGGGACTTTGTCAGTGAAGTTGGGAAG GAGAGGGACGCTTCTTGCCAATAATGTTTTTTCATTAGTTGCTTCCCTGTTGATGGGCCTGAGCTCCTCTGCAGGCTCATTTGAGATGCTCATTATTGGACGTCTTCTCATTGGAATAAATGCag GCATTGCGCTATGCGTTGAGCCTATGTTCTTGGGCGAAATAGCTCCAACATCGTTACGTGGTGCCATGGGAACAGGCTCCTCCATTTTTCTCACTGGTGGCATCTTGTCTGGACAAGTGATGGGCCTCAA GGAATTGCTCGGTAAAGAACAGTACTGGCCCCTCTTGCTTTCCACCACGTGTATTCCAACATTACTGCAGTTGCAGTTGCTGCCCTGGTTCCCCGAAAGTCCGCGCTACCTCCTTATTGATAGAGgagacaaggagaaatgtaaaaaag cccTGAATCAGTTGCATGGCTCAGCAGGCTCTGACATTGTGCTGGAGGATATCCAGAAAGAAAAGGACAATTTGGTTGGTTTCGAAGCCAAGAAACCCTGGGAGCTCTTTGCAGATCGCAGCATACGCTGGCAAGTCATCACCATCATTGTACTCAACATAGCACAGCAGCTGAATGGTGTCAACGCT ATGTACTTCTATGCCGATTACTTGTTCCGACAAGCTGGAATCTCAGAAGATAATATATCTTACGCCACCGTCGGTACAGGTGCCTGCGAATGCCTCACTGCATTAACATGT GGTATGCTGGTTGAATCTCTTGGAAGGAAAGTGCTCATCGCAGGAGGGTACCTACTGATGAGCatctgctgcattttattcacaGTGACGCTTGCTCTGCAG AAAGTCAGTCCAGTCTTTCCATACTTAAGCGTggcttgtgtttttgcttttgtcttaaGTTTTGGGTTGGGACCAG GTGGCGTAACAAACATCTTAACCACAGAGATGTTCAAACAAACTACTCGGCCTGCAGCTTTCATGATCGCAGGATCAGTGAACTGGCTCAGCTTCTTCTTTATTGGCTTACTCTTTCCCTTTATTGTG atCGGGCTGCAGCACTATTGCTTCCTAGTGTTCTTTGTCGTCTGTCTCTCGGTGGGGATCTACATCATCATCGTTCTTcctgaaaccaaaaacaaaagctttgtgGAAATCCAGAAAGAGTTCCAGTCCAGATGGAGTAAAGAGACAGACTCTGATGAAACAGATGCTTTGCTTATATCTACTTCTTTATGA
- the LOC102237180 gene encoding solute carrier family 2, facilitated glucose transporter member 11-like isoform X2 — protein MFSTCIGGTFQCGYNISIINSPTKYVQDFVNQTWRQRYQTEISEDGLTLLWSTIVSMFTIGGFIGVSIGGTLSVKLGRRGTLLANNVFSLVASLLMGLSSSAGSFEMLIIGRLLIGINAGIALCVEPMFLGEIAPTSLRGAMGTGSSIFLTGGILSGQVMGLKELLGKEQYWPLLLSTTCIPTLLQLQLLPWFPESPRYLLIDRGDKEKCKKALNQLHGSAGSDIVLEDIQKEKDNLVGFEAKKPWELFADRSIRWQVITIIVLNIAQQLNGVNAMYFYADYLFRQAGISEDNISYATVGTGACECLTALTCGMLVESLGRKVLIAGGYLLMSICCILFTVTLALQKVSPVFPYLSVACVFAFVLSFGLGPGGVTNILTTEMFKQTTRPAAFMIAGSVNWLSFFFIGLLFPFIVIGLQHYCFLVFFVVCLSVGIYIIIVLPETKNKSFVEIQKEFQSRWSKETDSDETDALLISTSL, from the exons ATGTTTTCGACATGCATAGGTGGCACATTTCAGTGCGGATACAATATATCGATCATCAATTCGCCCACTAAG tatgtGCAAGACTTCGTAAACCAGACCTGGAGGCAACGTTACCAAACAGAGATATCTGAAGATGGGCTTACACTCCTTTGGTCCACCATTGTGTCTATGTTTACCATAGGGGGATTTATAGGAGTGTCCATTGGTGGGACTTTGTCAGTGAAGTTGGGAAG GAGAGGGACGCTTCTTGCCAATAATGTTTTTTCATTAGTTGCTTCCCTGTTGATGGGCCTGAGCTCCTCTGCAGGCTCATTTGAGATGCTCATTATTGGACGTCTTCTCATTGGAATAAATGCag GCATTGCGCTATGCGTTGAGCCTATGTTCTTGGGCGAAATAGCTCCAACATCGTTACGTGGTGCCATGGGAACAGGCTCCTCCATTTTTCTCACTGGTGGCATCTTGTCTGGACAAGTGATGGGCCTCAA GGAATTGCTCGGTAAAGAACAGTACTGGCCCCTCTTGCTTTCCACCACGTGTATTCCAACATTACTGCAGTTGCAGTTGCTGCCCTGGTTCCCCGAAAGTCCGCGCTACCTCCTTATTGATAGAGgagacaaggagaaatgtaaaaaag cccTGAATCAGTTGCATGGCTCAGCAGGCTCTGACATTGTGCTGGAGGATATCCAGAAAGAAAAGGACAATTTGGTTGGTTTCGAAGCCAAGAAACCCTGGGAGCTCTTTGCAGATCGCAGCATACGCTGGCAAGTCATCACCATCATTGTACTCAACATAGCACAGCAGCTGAATGGTGTCAACGCT ATGTACTTCTATGCCGATTACTTGTTCCGACAAGCTGGAATCTCAGAAGATAATATATCTTACGCCACCGTCGGTACAGGTGCCTGCGAATGCCTCACTGCATTAACATGT GGTATGCTGGTTGAATCTCTTGGAAGGAAAGTGCTCATCGCAGGAGGGTACCTACTGATGAGCatctgctgcattttattcacaGTGACGCTTGCTCTGCAG AAAGTCAGTCCAGTCTTTCCATACTTAAGCGTggcttgtgtttttgcttttgtcttaaGTTTTGGGTTGGGACCAG GTGGCGTAACAAACATCTTAACCACAGAGATGTTCAAACAAACTACTCGGCCTGCAGCTTTCATGATCGCAGGATCAGTGAACTGGCTCAGCTTCTTCTTTATTGGCTTACTCTTTCCCTTTATTGTG atCGGGCTGCAGCACTATTGCTTCCTAGTGTTCTTTGTCGTCTGTCTCTCGGTGGGGATCTACATCATCATCGTTCTTcctgaaaccaaaaacaaaagctttgtgGAAATCCAGAAAGAGTTCCAGTCCAGATGGAGTAAAGAGACAGACTCTGATGAAACAGATGCTTTGCTTATATCTACTTCTTTATGA